Genomic segment of Salvia hispanica cultivar TCC Black 2014 chromosome 2, UniMelb_Shisp_WGS_1.0, whole genome shotgun sequence:
AGACAATTATTCAAACATAGCGTTAAATTTATATCTAGCAACAAGGCAAGCATGTGAACAAGGAACTTCACATCCGCCACTTCCCCACAAGTgcaatttgaagaaaaatccCTACCTCCTTGTTTGTTGTTCCCTTCGTCGGCATTTCCATTCGTGGACGACTTAAAATTTCTGTGATGTCTGGGCTTTGTTTGTATACAACAATAATGCTTTTTCCCCTTCATCATTCGCAGCTAAAAGCATCTATACTTCACCTGGGTTAATCGACCTTCTGTGTCAGATTTCGCTTTTCTATCCATTTCACCACCGCATTGTCTTCAAAATGCCTGATCCAACAGTACAATCCCCATATCTTTCCTTCCAACTGTCGCCAGTTTCTTCATCAACAACAGCATATGCAATCGGCAGAGTCTTCTTGTTAGCATCAACACCACAAGCAACAAGCAATTTACCTTTAAATCTTCCTCGAAGGTGAGTCCCGTCTATTGTTAAAACTGGTTGACACTCTTGTAAAGCATGTATAGCAGGTCCAAGTGCCCAGAAAACATAATAGAAGACTTTATTACGTCCCTGGCTCAACAACTCATTGTGCTTCCACTCAACAATTGTGCCTGGATTCCTTGACTGCAGTTCAAGCATGTAGTTTGACAACTGTCTAAATGACTCCTCCCACCCACCAAATACAATCTCTATAGCCCTTCTCCGCGCATACCATGCCTTTTTATAACTGATTACCACATGAAATTTGTCAAGAACAAAATTTCTTACGGCTGCGGCTTTGTACTCAGCATTTTTTAGCAATTGATGGCGAATACACAAAGCAATCATTGATGATGAAAAGTTAGCATGTCCTATCCTCTATCATTACGATGGCCTTCACAACTATGGCGTTCCACTTACTTCCTAATTTCCCACATATCATCATGGGCCCGTTGTGTCACAGAAACTTCCCAAGAACATTCATTCGCCTTTTCAGCGTCGGTCTCGCTGATAATAGCTACCCCATCTTCTGTCCTCCCGCATTTAGCATGCCACCTTCTTAATTTGATCTCCACCACCCTAAATTGTCGATGTTGCCTCAAACTCCACATAGTGATAGCAGTCTTCACATGCAACTTgctatcaaatttttttcccgCATTAATCCGATACGGATGTTCCTCATCCCAGTGCATAGTGCTGTGTTCATTACCAACATCAGGTACCCCAGAAGGACAACTCGGTAATTTGCGAAAATATTTCAACCCACTGTGAACGTATTTTGGAAGTGGTTGCTTACCTTGCACGACGGGTTTATATATTACCTCCTCATCACTGGAAATATCAGCTCACTTAAAATAGTGTCAGATGATGATGACGACAATGGTGGATCACGGTCTCTTCGTacaacatcaacatcaacatTATCCTGAACATCCACTTGATTATCCATTCCAACATCAGTAGCATTAGCAACAACTGCTTGCTCATTCATACCACAATCAAAGCTCATATATTCAACCCTCGTAGATGATCCAACACCGTAATCAACAATTGGTGGGATTTCTAGATTTCTTAAAGGCGAATACTcaagaaataattcaatatgaCGAGTAGAATTTTGAGCCTCATTGAACATACACAACACACTTTCATCACTGTCAACCCCAGTACATATGTAACTCATACCGGTACTATAGAGACAATGCCTCCATGATATTTCAATGGAATGTTGATTCATATCTATTCTTATCTTAGCACATATCATTGCAACTAATTCAGAGAATGAGACACATGAATTCAATACGATGGAGCCTCTCGCACGAGGTGGATCATAACCAATACCCACTTGAGGAAGTTGAACTATTCTACCACCCCAATACAAACTCACAAATACTGGCATCGTTtctgcataaaaaaatatacaacataataacaattagagataattttttttctataaaccctaatttagtaaatttgaCAAGTTTGGCATTAGAAATCCTAATGTTATGCAATAAACAACGAATAAGTGAGAAATGTTGAAAGATTGAACAAAACTTACCGAAAGATAAGAGGAAATGGCCGGAAATCGGCGAGAATCGCCGGAAATCGACCAACAAATCGCCTgccccttttctctcttcctctcttgCGCAGAATGAAGCTACTGCCTCTGCCGCGATTGTTTTAAATCGACGAAGAGACGCATGACGCTTATGCGTCTTACCCTAAGAAGCATGACCGTCATGcgtcttttaattaaaaaaaaaaaattcaaagacgCATGATCTCTATGCGTCTTACCCTAAAACGCATGACGCTAGTGCGTTTCATTAAAAGGAGACGCATGACCTTAATGCGTCTCTCCCAAAgtcggattttaagaaaagtcCAGTACAAATATGGAACCTAAGTTTTTCCCTAGAAGCAAAAGAGAAATACCCCACGTGGGCAGTGGCTGATTCAGTTCCGGCGGTGGAAGATTCTGCTTCTTTCCCCGCGGCTCTCTCGGAGGTGGCTGTCTGGTTTGGGAGAAGAGTAGCTGCTAGAGGTGCGGTGCTTGAGGCTGGGGAAGTCGCCAACGGCTTGCTCAACGACGACTTGGTTGAGTGGTCAGTGGATGGTGATGGTTGTGCGACGAGCGACGACTGGTCGGCGATGCTAATACGACAATTGCTGCCgttgaatttgatttcaaCATTTTCTTAGTTGGGGACTTTTTTTGGTTGTTCAACATCTACGTTTGTTGCTGCTTGGTATTGAGTAACTAGATTGGATATAATCTCAATAAGAGTTTCTGCCGAAGATGTCAAGCTAGTGACCGCGACACTGCTCCGGTACCATGATAAAAAGATTGTAGTGATAAAGGATTCTTATATCTTATTGATTGAGAAATGATGCCCAACATCCATGTATTTATAGGATTTATGGGGACTCTTGAGATACAACAATAACAACACGAACAAGATTACTATTGAAACAAAACCGAACTTTTGACGAAGTTCACGACTTTTGAAGCAATTTAcccaaaataattactattactattaaataaaatggatgcATTTCTGATAAAGCATGATCAGTCATTATTGTCTATCATCAATTTATGAACTTATGGAAATATGGGGGTGCTGACGAATAAGCAAAGGGAATGTTATTACAAAACATGAATCCAGAAACATTTGCGCCAAAAGCAGTGCATTAttagattaaatatttataagatttgaaaaatagagagaggTTGGGATCGTCTGACTTCAATGATTCCCACAATTCTGGGTTCACCCTTATCTGATATCGTCGAGGCACAGCCAGATCCACAACCACAGGAAGTTTGTTCGTCAATCTTGGGCACTCATTTATATAGATAGATTGAATGGAGTTGCAAATGATGGTTGTTCCCTTGCATAGGCTCTTCAGTGTTGGAAGCTGTTCTAAGTGCAACCTTATTAATTTGGGGAGGGTGATACAACCTCTTTCTTCATCATCGAACACATCTTCTAATCCTCCGCACTCACTCACAGAAACAGTTATAAGGTTGGGAACTCCTGATGGTGGTATCCCCACCTTCCTCAGTCCTGGCAGATTATATAACCAAACTTCTTTTAATTTGGGGAGGGCGAGGCAAtgtctttcttcatcttcgaATATCTCTTCTATTTCTTCACACTCCCTTATATCAATATGTTCAAGGTTGGGAGCTCTTGATAATATTCCCACCTTCCTCAATCTTGGCAGCTCTTCTAACCTTATGCCTGTTAATTTCGAGAGGGTGAGGGAACTTGTTTCGaatatttcttctatttctTCACACTCGCTGATATCAATATGCTCAAGGTTGGGAGCGCTTGATAGTTTCCCCACCTTCCTCAGTCTTGGCATCTTTTCTAAACATATGCCTGTTAATTTCGAGAGGGTGAGGGAACTTGTTTCAAAtatctcttctattttttcaCACTCGCTGATATCAATATGTTCAAGGTTGGGAGCTCTTGATACTATCCCCACCTTCCTCAGTCTCGGCAGCTCTTTTAACAATAAGGTTTTCAATTTAGGGAGAGTGAGGGAACTTGTTTCGAATAGCTCTTCTACCTTTTCACATTCCCATATACCAATATCTTCAAGGTTGGGAGCTCTTGATAGTATCCCCACCTTCCTCAGTCTTGGCAGCACTTTCAActtcaactttttcaatttaggGAGGGTGAGGGAACCTGTTCCTTCATCTTCGAATATCTCTTCTATTTCTCCACACTTCCTTATATCAATAACTTCAAGGTTAGGAGCTCTTGATAGTATCCCCAACTTCCTCAATCTTGGAAGCTTTTTTAACCATACGTCTTTTAATTTGGGGAGGGTGAGGGAACTTGTTTCGAATATCTCTTCTATTTCTTCACACTCCCTTATACCAATATCTTCAAGGTTGGGAGCTCTTGATAGTATCCCCACCTTCCTCAGTTTTGGCAGCTCTTGTAACCtgattctttttaatttagggAGGGTGAGGGAACTTGTTCCTTCGTCGAATATCTCTTCTATTTCATAACAGTAGCTGATATGAATATCTTCAAGGTTGGGAGCTACTGGTACTGGTATCCTCATCTTGTTACACCAATAAATTACTAGCCGTGTCAGAGAGGAAAACACAGGTTGTGCAAGTGCAGCTGATGCTCCTATTTCCCCCTTTTCGATCAACCCCTTCATAGCATCCAACTCAATCAGTTCAATTTCTTCAAGAGTAGACATTTGAGATGATAATCCTGCCTCACTCCTCCAAATGTACTCTGTTTCTCCACAACTTTTAATTCTCAATCTCTTCAATCCATCCACAAAGCAATTGCCCAGACCCTCACATTGCTGCACAATTCCCTCTGCTAATACTCTCTCATCTTCAAGGTTGCATTTGAACAAGAACAACTCTTTATTATAACATGCTCCTATTCTTGTATGAAAATCTCCATCATACGATCCCACTCCTATTGTGTAGCTAGTGTCACGTACCCGATTTCCCCAACTTGTAATCAAAGACTTCAAATCTTTCACATTTTCCACTCTTCCACTAAACTCCTCTAGCAGTTTCAGattctcaatttcttcaaCTTCTGCTTTCATATGGAATGGTAATTCTAAGTGCTGAAGATTCCCAAGTTTAAGAAACAATCCTCTTGGAAGCATATTTAATCTAGGCGCATTCATTGCGAGGAATTTGAGATTGAATAATTTCCCAACTCCTTGTGGGACTTCCTTGATTGCTGTATGCGAGAGGTTTAACTCCTTGAGTTCTTTCATCTCTCCCAAGTATGGAACATATTTTAGGCTCTGACAGGAATTAAGGAGCAATGCCTTGAGGCTCTTCATGGCACAGACGGAGTTTGGCAGCATTGTTATCATAGTGCAGCGCAAATCAAGAGTGCATAGTCCTTGCATTTTAGAAAAGAATGAATCTggaataaaattcaaacaaaaattttcCTGTAAAAGCAATGTAGAGAGCTTAGGACAATCAGGAGACATTCCTTCTTGAATTCTCATTATGCTACTGCGCATTAAGGACACCTTCTCCAGATCCTTTGTCCATTCTGATTCTCTAGGAATTTCCTTCGAAGACTTATCACCTGCTCTTACCATATATTTCACCtcacatatttttaatgcCATACCTCTTACAAGATCATGCATCTTCACCCATTCAGGATCAACAGAGCTTTCCAATAAGCACACATTCACTAATTTATCCAATATGGAATGTACTTGCTCAACTTGGTCTCTCCTTGTCTTTCTTTCATCCAACAACCCTCCAGAAATGAACTCACTAACCAAATGCACtctcattattttttcatcttcaGGATGTAACGCGCAATGCAGGAAACAATGTTGTAACGTATTGAACTCATTAGTCTGATTATGATGATTTCTATTCAACCGATCAAAACTATATTTCAATACGTTATAAACATCACCATCTCCCATGCCATCTTTTCCAGTGACACGTTCTTTTAGTTCTGCATAAGCATTTCTCCAAGTATGAATGGCTCTCTCACCCCTCATGCTTCCAGCCACTGTAACAATTGCTAGGGGCAGACCACCACACAATTTTGCCGCAGATCTGGCAATTTCTTCTACCGAAGAATCAAGTTCTATCTCATTTC
This window contains:
- the LOC125205184 gene encoding probable disease resistance protein At4g27220 yields the protein MEGGVPAKLNVEVDTLVEQRLSFCELVLDVCGSRGDKLLTNGMVGEAFNENLEMILKLLESGQVSSIGVYGMGGVGKTTLAKHIHNRLLQHSQGRVIWVTVSQEFSVTTLQDKIASIIDVDLVERTAHNEDIRAARLHTTLSHMKNTVLILDDVWENIDLSMVGCPISVECCRLIITSRSLQVCRQICCQQVFQVKTLHHQEAWELFKETLRNEIELDSSVEEIARSAAKLCGGLPLAIVTVAGSMRGERAIHTWRNAYAELKERVTGKDGMGDGDVYNVLKYSFDRLNRNHHNQTNEFNTLQHCFLHCALHPEDEKIMRVHLVSEFISGGLLDERKTRRDQVEQVHSILDKLVNVCLLESSVDPEWVKMHDLVRGMALKICEVKYMVRAGDKSSKEIPRESEWTKDLEKVSLMRSSIMRIQEGMSPDCPKLSTLLLQENFCLNFIPDSFFSKMQGLCTLDLRCTMITMLPNSVCAMKSLKALLLNSCQSLKYVPYLGEMKELKELNLSHTAIKEVPQGVGKLFNLKFLAMNAPRLNMLPRGLFLKLGNLQHLELPFHMKAEVEEIENLKLLEEFSGRVENVKDLKSLITSWGNRVRDTSYTIGVGSYDGDFHTRIGACYNKELFLFKCNLEDERVLAEGIVQQCEGLGNCFVDGLKRLRIKSCGETEYIWRSEAGLSSQMSTLEEIELIELDAMKGLIEKGEIGASAALAQPVFSSLTRLVIYWCNKMRIPVPVAPNLEDIHISYCYEIEEIFDEGTSSLTLPKLKRIRLQELPKLRKVGILSRAPNLEDIGIRECEEIEEIFETSSLTLPKLKDVWLKKLPRLRKLGILSRAPNLEVIDIRKCGEIEEIFEDEGTGSLTLPKLKKLKLKVLPRLRKVGILSRAPNLEDIGIWECEKVEELFETSSLTLPKLKTLLLKELPRLRKVGIVSRAPNLEHIDISECEKIEEIFETSSLTLSKLTGICLEKMPRLRKVGKLSSAPNLEHIDISECEEIEEIFETSSLTLSKLTGIRLEELPRLRKVGILSRAPNLEHIDIRECEEIEEIFEDEERHCLALPKLKEVWLYNLPGLRKVGIPPSGVPNLITVSVSECGGLEDVFDDEERGCITLPKLIRLHLEQLPTLKSLCKGTTIICNSIQSIYINECPRLTNKLPVVVDLAVPRRYQIRVNPELWESLKSDDPNLSLFFKSYKYLI